Proteins co-encoded in one Chitinophagales bacterium genomic window:
- a CDS encoding glycoside hydrolase family 32 protein — protein sequence MNQRNLLLTTVFLVIVIGLFACKQSQTDSEKDSTKIMEQDSPAIAVDANFYTEPHRLQYHFSPEKMWMNDPNGMVYFEGEYHLFYQYYPDSTVWGPMHWAHSVSKDLLHWEHLPIGLYPDSLGYIFSGSAVVDWKNTSGLGENGQAPLIAIYTYHDMKGEKAGKNDFQTQGIAYSNDKGRTWTKYEGNPVVPNPGIKDFRDPKVMWHEASERWVMVFAAGDKVHFYNSPNLKDWTLTGKFGLGHGSQARPWECPDLFELPVEGTSESKWVLIVSLGKGGPNSGSATQYFIGDFDGKNFTNGNDSKEILWIDYGRDDYAGVTWSDVPKEDGRRLFIGWMSNWEYAQVVPTDVWRSAMTLPRTLTLQKTPKGIRLFSNPIAETQKLRTGKKMTLDKKTIENSEDLTAKMDFNPSMIEIDIQYTLSKNTPTDVGFALSNSKGETYKIGYNSATQQFYSDRTKSGKVDFSDKFASKVHTAPRISDSKTIRLHLFFDLGSVELFADNGATVLTDLFFPNEDFTQLQLYVEGEGIELKEGNIYELKNIWRASSTANP from the coding sequence ATGAACCAAAGAAATCTACTACTGACAACTGTATTTTTAGTTATCGTGATTGGCTTATTTGCTTGCAAACAATCACAAACGGATTCTGAAAAGGATAGTACAAAAATCATGGAGCAAGATTCGCCAGCAATTGCCGTAGATGCAAATTTCTACACAGAGCCACACCGCCTTCAATACCATTTTTCGCCTGAGAAAATGTGGATGAACGATCCCAATGGAATGGTCTATTTTGAAGGAGAATACCATCTTTTCTATCAGTACTACCCTGATAGCACTGTTTGGGGGCCAATGCACTGGGCACATTCTGTTAGCAAAGATTTGCTGCATTGGGAACATTTACCCATTGGTTTATATCCTGATTCGTTGGGATATATTTTCTCAGGAAGTGCCGTAGTAGATTGGAAAAATACAAGTGGTTTGGGCGAAAATGGACAAGCACCTTTGATAGCCATTTATACCTACCACGATATGAAAGGTGAAAAAGCAGGTAAAAATGATTTTCAGACACAAGGCATTGCATATAGCAACGACAAAGGACGCACTTGGACCAAATATGAGGGCAATCCCGTAGTTCCAAACCCAGGTATAAAAGATTTCCGAGATCCCAAAGTCATGTGGCACGAAGCAAGCGAACGTTGGGTAATGGTTTTTGCAGCAGGAGACAAGGTTCATTTCTACAATTCTCCTAATTTGAAGGATTGGACACTGACAGGTAAATTCGGCTTAGGGCATGGCAGTCAAGCACGTCCGTGGGAATGTCCTGATTTGTTTGAGTTGCCAGTTGAAGGAACAAGCGAAAGTAAGTGGGTTTTGATTGTAAGCTTGGGTAAGGGCGGCCCCAATAGTGGTTCTGCTACCCAGTATTTTATAGGAGATTTTGATGGTAAAAACTTCACCAATGGCAATGATTCAAAGGAAATACTGTGGATTGATTATGGCAGAGACGACTATGCAGGAGTTACTTGGTCAGATGTTCCTAAAGAAGATGGACGACGATTGTTCATCGGTTGGATGAGCAATTGGGAATATGCACAGGTCGTTCCCACCGATGTTTGGAGAAGTGCAATGACCTTGCCCCGCACATTGACCCTCCAAAAGACTCCAAAGGGAATCCGCTTGTTTTCTAATCCCATTGCAGAAACTCAAAAGTTGAGAACAGGCAAAAAAATGACTTTGGATAAAAAAACCATAGAAAATTCAGAAGATTTAACTGCAAAAATGGACTTCAATCCTTCAATGATAGAAATAGATATCCAATATACACTTTCTAAGAATACCCCTACCGATGTAGGTTTTGCCCTAAGCAATTCAAAAGGAGAAACTTACAAAATAGGATACAATTCCGCCACCCAGCAATTTTACAGCGACCGAACCAAATCGGGAAAAGTGGATTTTTCAGATAAGTTTGCTTCAAAAGTACACACCGCTCCAAGAATTTCTGACAGCAAGACTATTCGTTTACACCTATTTTTTGATTTAGGCTCTGTAGAATTATTCGCTGATAATGGTGCTACTGTATTGACTGATCTCTTTTTTCCAAATGAAGATTTCACCCAATTGCAATTATACGTTGAAGGTGAAGGAATTGAATTGAAGGAAGGAAATATTTATGAATTGAAAAATATTTGGCGGGCAAGTTCAACCGCAAATCCTTAA
- a CDS encoding HAD-IIA family hydrolase: protein MRQGFLIDMDGVIYSGEALIPGAKEFIDKLNEKKIPYLFLTNNSQRSRRDVVNKLARLGIEAQEENVFNSAMATARFLARQKPHGTAYVLGEGGLLTSLHKNGYELVLQNPDFVVVGEGRNFTLEMVNNAVDMILAGAKLIATNLDPSPKKKGWNNLGIKAVVAMLEEATGRKAFSVGKPSPVMMRAARKELGLMTEETTMIGDTLDTDILGGIQMGYRTILCLTGVSKKEDVANYAFSPDIVVNSVAEIELS, encoded by the coding sequence ATGAGGCAAGGATTCTTAATTGACATGGATGGGGTAATATATAGCGGTGAAGCATTGATACCAGGAGCGAAAGAGTTCATTGATAAGCTAAACGAGAAAAAAATACCTTACTTGTTTTTGACCAATAACAGCCAAAGAAGTCGCCGTGATGTGGTTAATAAATTGGCAAGATTGGGTATTGAAGCACAAGAAGAAAACGTCTTCAACAGCGCAATGGCAACTGCAAGATTTTTGGCACGCCAAAAGCCACATGGAACAGCTTATGTGTTGGGTGAAGGAGGCTTATTGACCAGTTTACACAAAAATGGTTATGAATTGGTATTGCAAAATCCTGATTTTGTAGTAGTAGGAGAAGGTCGAAATTTTACACTTGAAATGGTCAACAACGCCGTAGATATGATATTAGCAGGTGCCAAACTGATTGCAACTAATTTAGATCCTTCACCTAAGAAGAAAGGTTGGAATAATTTGGGTATCAAAGCAGTAGTAGCCATGTTGGAAGAGGCAACAGGTCGAAAGGCTTTTTCTGTTGGCAAGCCAAGTCCGGTCATGATGCGAGCTGCCCGTAAAGAATTGGGACTAATGACTGAAGAAACAACCATGATTGGAGATACTTTGGATACCGATATTTTAGGAGGTATTCAGATGGGATACCGCACCATTCTATGTTTGACGGGAGTTTCCAAAAAAGAAGATGTAGCAAATTATGCTTTTAGTCCTGATATAGTTGTAAACAGTGTAGCTGAAATTGAATTGTCTTAA
- a CDS encoding carbohydrate kinase: MLNTKIICFGEVLWDILPSGKKAGGAPMNVAYHLQNFGISTSMISSVGKDNLGLELIAFLQQHSLPTDFITQDDTLPTGTVHVQLDENGSPSYEIVSSVAWDNIPLDEARQKAVKEADALVFGSLACRSVGSRETLMSLAQLAPMRIFDLNLRSPFYSQELIEKLLSVANVVKMSDEELEIIGNWYLEDFDVTTVLQLVSKKFGIDTIVLTKGKEGAVCLNEDKMYHQSSFPIKVVDTIGSGDSFLAAFLKKMFNLDDIQSCLEFACAMGGLVASSKGGTPKITEQDVYEFIEKCK; the protein is encoded by the coding sequence ATGCTTAATACAAAAATTATTTGTTTCGGAGAAGTTTTGTGGGACATACTGCCTAGTGGTAAAAAAGCGGGAGGTGCGCCTATGAATGTAGCTTATCACTTACAAAATTTCGGTATTTCTACTTCAATGATTAGCAGTGTTGGTAAAGATAATTTAGGATTAGAGTTGATTGCATTTTTACAACAACATTCCTTGCCTACAGATTTTATCACCCAAGATGATACACTTCCAACAGGAACAGTTCATGTTCAATTAGATGAAAATGGGAGTCCATCTTATGAGATAGTGTCGTCAGTTGCATGGGACAACATTCCTCTGGACGAAGCAAGACAAAAAGCTGTGAAAGAAGCAGATGCCTTAGTATTTGGCAGCCTTGCCTGTCGTTCTGTTGGCTCAAGAGAAACCTTGATGTCATTGGCACAACTGGCTCCAATGCGAATATTTGACTTGAATCTTCGCTCACCTTTTTACTCTCAAGAATTAATTGAAAAGCTTTTATCAGTTGCCAATGTAGTAAAAATGAGTGATGAAGAATTAGAAATTATTGGAAATTGGTATTTAGAAGATTTTGATGTAACAACTGTACTTCAATTGGTCTCTAAAAAATTTGGGATAGATACCATCGTATTGACCAAAGGCAAAGAAGGAGCAGTTTGTTTGAACGAAGATAAGATGTACCATCAATCCAGTTTCCCAATAAAAGTGGTAGATACAATTGGTAGTGGTGATTCATTTTTAGCAGCTTTTTTGAAGAAAATGTTTAACTTAGATGATATTCAATCATGCCTCGAATTTGCGTGTGCTATGGGTGGTTTGGTGGCTTCTTCAAAAGGAGGAACTCCAAAAATCACAGAACAGGACGTTTATGAATTTATTGAAAAATGCAAATAA
- a CDS encoding sugar porter family MFS transporter produces MKNYKIIFWSLTVALAGFLFGFDTVVISGADLSLQQLWDKGELFHGFVVMASALWGTVIGALFGGIPTDKLGRKKTLFWIGVFYFVSAVGSALASDPWIFAFFRFLGGLGVGVSTIAAPAYVAEIAPPHDRGKLVALYQFNIVFGILIAFVSNYLLSGIEVDAWRWMIGVEAIPAFIYTLMVLTVPKSPRWLLTKKNDRAAAAKTLKLINPDTDIEAIIDKILAEEENTNKSETIFHKKYRFPLMLAFLVAFFNQFSGINALLYYAPRIFELAGLEASSALLSSIGIGITNMVFTLIGLSLIDRLGRKQLMYIGSIGYILSLSLVAMAFSFGWKGMAIPTFLFMFIAAHAIGQGTVIWVFISEIFPNHLRANGQAFGSSTHWVLAAVIPSLVPILFTLIGAATVFAFFAFMMCLQLIFVWKMMPETKGVSLEDLQQQLIKQ; encoded by the coding sequence ATGAAAAATTACAAAATTATCTTTTGGTCTCTCACCGTTGCCTTGGCAGGATTCCTTTTCGGTTTCGATACAGTCGTTATATCTGGTGCCGATTTATCTCTACAACAACTTTGGGATAAAGGTGAACTTTTTCACGGATTTGTAGTCATGGCATCTGCACTATGGGGAACTGTCATTGGAGCATTATTTGGTGGAATTCCGACTGATAAATTGGGGCGTAAAAAAACACTCTTTTGGATAGGTGTTTTTTATTTTGTTTCAGCAGTTGGCTCTGCATTGGCAAGTGATCCTTGGATATTTGCTTTCTTTCGTTTCTTGGGTGGGTTAGGAGTTGGTGTTTCAACCATAGCTGCACCAGCTTATGTTGCAGAGATAGCCCCGCCCCATGACAGAGGAAAATTGGTAGCTTTGTATCAATTCAATATCGTCTTTGGTATCCTCATTGCCTTTGTTTCCAATTACTTATTAAGTGGCATTGAAGTAGATGCTTGGCGTTGGATGATTGGAGTCGAAGCCATTCCTGCTTTTATTTACACCTTGATGGTATTGACTGTACCTAAAAGTCCACGTTGGCTATTGACCAAAAAGAACGATAGGGCAGCAGCTGCTAAAACACTAAAGTTAATCAATCCAGATACAGACATTGAGGCAATTATAGACAAGATTTTAGCTGAAGAAGAGAATACCAACAAGTCCGAAACCATTTTTCATAAAAAATATCGTTTCCCACTAATGCTTGCTTTTTTGGTTGCTTTCTTCAATCAGTTTTCAGGTATCAATGCGCTTTTGTATTATGCCCCAAGGATTTTCGAATTAGCAGGATTAGAAGCCAGTTCTGCCCTTTTGAGCAGCATAGGAATTGGGATTACAAATATGGTTTTTACCCTTATTGGCCTTTCGTTGATAGATCGTTTGGGGCGAAAGCAACTGATGTATATTGGTTCTATAGGCTACATCCTTTCTCTCTCTTTGGTGGCTATGGCATTTAGCTTTGGATGGAAAGGAATGGCAATACCTACCTTCTTATTCATGTTCATTGCAGCCCATGCTATTGGACAAGGAACAGTGATATGGGTATTTATTTCTGAAATTTTTCCGAATCATTTAAGAGCAAACGGGCAGGCTTTTGGAAGCAGTACACATTGGGTATTGGCAGCAGTCATTCCTTCATTAGTACCCATTTTATTTACCTTAATTGGAGCTGCAACCGTATTTGCATTTTTTGCTTTCATGATGTGTTTACAATTGATTTTTGTTTGGAAGATGATGCCTGAAACGAAAGGTGTTTCATTGGAAGATTTACAGCAACAATTAATTAAACAATAA